One window of the Equus caballus isolate H_3958 breed thoroughbred chromosome 2, TB-T2T, whole genome shotgun sequence genome contains the following:
- the LOC138923121 gene encoding uncharacterized protein DKFZp434B061-like: protein MLSPVGPSTPTDAADCQSGWPTTREGECGSPPRCSALRAPPPLSRPTARVGKSGRPPRCTALGSNPSTQPADRQSGLKLQPAALLSPEPPHPTRADHRKSARPPEWVKVAARRAAQPWGPPPPPLRWRTSRVGESGIPLRCSALGAPQPLRWTTARVGKSFSLPRCYALGAPPHSAGRPPEWPTTREGECGSPPRCSALRAPPPLSQPTTRVGKSGSPLRCPDLGTRNTPAQVAELQSGWTTAWVCESLSPLRCSALRAPPPLSRPTARVGKSGSPPRCTALGSNPPTQPGDRQSGLKLQPATLLSPETPPPHSGRPPQEQLTTRVGESGSPPRCSALGDPHPYSGGRPPEWVKEAAHRAAQPWGRPDPHSGGRPPEWVKVTAHRATQSWGPPSPPLRRQTARVGESVSPPRC, encoded by the exons ATGCTCAGCCCTGtgggcccctccacccccactgacgcggccgactgccagagtgg gtggccgACCACCAGAGAGGGTGAATGTGgaagcccgccacgctgctcagccctgcggGCCCCACCGCCACTCAGccggcccaccgccagagtgggtaaaagtggcagacCACCGCGGTGCACAGCCCTGGGGTCGAACCCCTCCACTCAGCcagccgaccgccagagtgggttaaAGTTGCAGCCGGCCGCGTTGCTCAGCCCTgagcccccccaccccactcgGGCGGACCACCGCAAGA GCgcccgaccgccagagtgggtgaaagtggcagcccgccgcgctgctcagccctggggaccgcccccacccccgctcaGGTGGCGGACctccagagtgggtgaaagtggcatcccactgcgctgctcagccctgggggccccacaaCCACTCAGGTGGACAAcggccagagtgggtaaaagtttcagcctgccgcgctgctatGCCCTGGGGGCCCCCCCCCACTCagccggccgaccgccaga gtggccgACCACCAGAGAGGGTGAATgtggaagcccgccgcgctgctcagccctgcggGCCCCACCGCCACTCAGCCAGCCCACcaccagagtgggtaaaagtggcagcccgctgcgttGCCCAGACCTGGGGACCCGCAACACCCCCGCTCAGGTGGCCGAActccagagtgg GTGGACGACCGCCTGGGTCTGTGAAAGTCTCAGCCCactgcgctgctcagccctgcggGCCCCACCGCCACTCAGccggcccaccgccagagtgggtaaaagtggcagcccgccccGGTGCACAGCCCTGGGGTCCAACCCCCCCACTCAGCCAGGCGATCGCCAGAGTGGGTTAAAGttgcagcccgccacgctgctcagccctgagacccccccaccccactcgGGCAGACCACCGCAAGA gcagCTGACCACCAGAGTGGGTGAAAGCGGCAGCCCGcctcgctgctcagccctgggggacccccacccctactcaggcggccgaccaccagagtgggtgaAAGAGGCAGCTcaccgcgcagctcagccctgggggcgccccgacccccactcaggcggccgaccgccagagtgggtgaaagtgacAGCCCACCGCGCTACTCAGTCCTGGGggcccccctcacccccactcaggcggcagacagccagagtgggtgaaagtgtcAGCCCACCGCGCTGCTAA